TACACATTGATGTACAGTTTGACGTGCAAGATTACGGCCTCCTAAaggccaaaattttaacctaacTGCACTTAACAAACCTTGAGGGCCAATATGAAGTAATTTCCTGTGTAAACAATCgaagtaaattttacttaatttggaCTTTTTCGGTAAGATTGTCTGATGCTTTTGATCAAAGGGTACTGAAGCATTATCGAGCCTTCCACCTACTCGTATTAAACCGTCCCCATCTACAAAGGGATTTAAGCTAGAAATGTTGCgagaaaaattgttcttatttaCCAGTGTCTTCTGAGAATGCTTAATCAGGATACTTTCAGAATACTTTACCTCGTCAACTGTCAAGGGTCCCATTTTCTTATCCTTATGTTTACAATTATGAAGAAATCTGCAAATATAAcacaaaatatgattaattttatcataattatttgagAGTTCTAAAAGTTTATCAATCAGGGTCTGTGAATCATCAGTTATCAAAACAGTCTCTTCCGTACTCTCGGTTGAGGAAACACTTTTTGCTTCTCGgagaattgtttctttttcgCCTTCTGCAAGGGATTCTATATCAGGAAATGATTGTTCCAAAGTTTCTTGAAAATCAGATTCCATCAGAAATTCAGCACCTGTCCACCACCTGGAACTATCAACCAAACATTCAGCACTAATTCCACGAGAGAGAATATCTGCAGGATTATCTGTACCTGCACAATGGTGCCAGGAGTTTGGATCTGTCGAAGTGGCTATTTCTTTAACTCGATTAGCAACGAATTGTTTCCAATGAATTGTCTTTCCCTTTATCTAGTAGAGTGCAATTTTAGAGTCAGTCCAATGATACGCAATTGAAGACCTTTTCAGATTCACAATCTTTTTCACTTTGGATATCAAGCGAGATGCAACTAGAGCTCCCAGCAATTCCAGTCTAGGCAGAGTCACACTATTCAAGGGAGCCACTCGGCTTTTAGCAGTCAAAAGTCTAACGATCGGTCCATTTGGTGTGTAAACTTTCTAATATACTGTAGCACCGTATGCGTTCTTACAGGCGTCACAAAATCTATGAATCTCGACGATATCATCCTTGGATATAGAATTAAGAACCAGTCTAGGTATCttaagattttctaaaaaaggtATCTCTTCACACCATTTTATCCATTCTTTCTCTATTTTCGGTGGCAAGGATTCATCCCAAGGAATTTTTTCACTCCATAATTCTTGGATCAGACATTTCTTTCGTATGGTGAAGCATGAAATTAACCCTAAAGGGTCAAATATCTTCCCTATAGCCTGGAGTATCGAACGTTTTGTACTTTTGATTGAGGAGACGAATTTTAGGAGACTTCTGGTATctacagaaaaataatcttcaccGGTGTTCCATAAAAGTCCCAACACTTTAGTCTGATTGGAACCCAGACTAACACTAGCGTTTACAAGATGAGTATCTAGTCCCTCATTCTTCCACTGCTCCATCAAATCAGCATCATTAGTTATCCACTTCCTTAGAATCATTCCAGCAGCTTCTATTACTTTATTTGCATCTTTAGATATTTCTAATGCTTCATAAAATTCATTGCTACCGGAAATAAAAGCATCTACATAAAGATTTCTATCTAGAAGTTGAACGATAACAGGAagatcattttcatattttttgatatgGTGCCTAATAGTAGCAGCGAGTAGAAATGGACTTGAGTTGACTCCAAAATTCACTCTATTAAAATGGAAGATAATTATTTTGGGATCTTTAGAAACACTTGGCTCATCATTGCTCCAAAAGAATCTTACTGCGTCTTTGTGTACCTCAGCAAGACCTATTTGAAGGAAAGCCTGCTTCACATCAGAACAGAAAGCTGTTCGGTTGAGTCTAAATTCAATAAGTACATCCAGAAGATTCGGGTTTAAATTGGGCCCTGGCCACAAACAGTCATTGAGAGAGAGTTCATTGACCTCGTGCGCCGCAGCGTCAAACACAATTCTTAACGATGTtgttaaactttcttttttaacggCCATATggggtaaataaaatataggtcTTTCACATTCATCCTGTATACTATAAGGTTTAACTATTTCTATAATGCCTTGACTTGTATAATCCTGTATAATTTCACGGTATCTATCATAGAGATCCGGGTCATGCGTAAATCTTTTCCATAAACTTCGGAAACGTTGTTTCgctaaagaataattatcagCAAGTTCATTATAGTCTTTTGTAAATGGAAGTTGTACTATGTAACGACCGTCTTTGAATTCAacagtttcattaaatattttcatggcCTGATCATTCTCTTGTAAAATTGGATCGTCTTTAATCCCAAGCCCCTCCAAAtcaaaaaacagttttagtGTATCTTGTAGCGAATCATTTTTAGTTAGAAAACAATATCTTTCCTGAGTAATTTCGCTTTCTTTAAGTTTACCGCAAGCTATCCACCCCAAAGACGACTCTTTAAAAAACAgatcatcatttattttatacgtattttgtttcaaaacctTGAAAACAATATCAGAACTTATTAACGCGTGCACTTTAGTAGCTTCATAAAATGACTCATCggctaatttcaaaaaatgaggaATCTCTATTTGCGAAATGTCTAAAGTAGTGGGCGGTATGAGCCCCGTAATATTATCAACcacataaaattcaattaattcattaaaactaaaatcttcATTCGAAATTGATGTAGTTAATTTCCAATTAATGTTTTGGATCTATCCGTTTAAACCTGAAATcggtgtttttattttctcttttttaattcctaataaatcgctcatatttttctttaaaacgcATATATTAGAAGCTGAGTCAAGGatcgcttttatttttattctcctaCCATCTgcacatgtaataaaaatttcagcagtTGAGAGCAAAacgtattttttgttttgtttattagtgGCTACACTTAAAACCGAAGAATTGGGATTTGATGGATTACTGGTAGAAGAAGAAGGAAGTGGCACGTGATCAACTTCACTTTGAGACCGCAAATGATTCATATTCATAGAATTAgaagaagaaatatttgattcagtttttttcaaatttaattttgtgcaaattaGCTTAGAATGTTTTAAAGAGTAAGGACACCGATATGGAGAAATACATTGGGCtttagtatgattttttttcagacatATTTCGCACAATTTATTAGCACGAATTATCTTTATTCTTTCATCATTGTCaagattcaaaaataatgtGCAGCGAAAAATGGAGTGCATGCATTGTTCACAAAGAAagcaattcttatttttatttttgttatcgtTTTCAGACACTAAAAGAGTTTTAGGTTTAGAGGGAAACATTtagtgcttttttatttttgtttcgtaagaACAGTTTCTATCTACGGATTCAGCTTCCCGTTGCTCTAAAAAGGTTATGAACTCATTGAGAGAGggaatttcttttgttttttgtaacaattcaaagtttttacGAGATTTTTTATCGAGTTCCTTACATCGAGTACAttatagtttgtaaaaatatatcaaatagaggatcttgattatattttaacaccTTTAGagctcttaaatttttatttaaacaatcaatCATGGCACGAATTTCTtcagcattttctttttctatttttttaaaattcaaaatagattGAATGTGTATATCTGCGACTAATCTTTTATTGTCATATCTTGAAATTAATGCTTCATATAAAGAAGTAAATGTATCAAAGGTAGAAGCAAATTCTTTCACTTCATTAGCAAgacaagaatttaaataatatagctTCTGTGTTTCACTGAGTTGACAGttagaagaaattaaatcatcaaatttattcttaaaactagaaaaatgttcatattttccAGTAAATATAGGAAGATTAACTGGAGgaatttttaata
The Parasteatoda tepidariorum isolate YZ-2023 chromosome 9, CAS_Ptep_4.0, whole genome shotgun sequence genome window above contains:
- the LOC107441743 gene encoding uncharacterized protein, with product MCRSLKKIEVQSLRQEYYNLDIQPGDIEAIDTDLNQCDERLDNLEVLKQNTYKINDDLFFKESSLGWIACGKLKESEITQERYCFLTKNDSLQDTLKLFFDLEGLGIKDDPILQENDQAMKIFNETVEFKDGRYIVQLPFTKDYNELADNYSLAKQRFRSLWKRFTHDPDLYDRYREIIQDYTSQGIIEIVKPYSIQDECERPIFYLPHMAVKKESLTTSLRIVFDAAAHEVNELSLNDCLWPGPNLNPNLLDVLIEFRLNRTAFCSDVKQAFLQIGLAEVHKDAVRFFWSNDEPSVSKDPKIIIFHFNRVNFGVNSSPFLLAATIRHHIKKYENDLPVIVQLLDRNLYVDAFISGSNEFYEALEISKDANKVIEAAGMILRKWITNDADLMEQWKNEGLDTHLVNASVSLGSNQTKVLGLLWNTGEDYFSVDTRSLLKFVSSIKSTKRSILQAIGKIFDPLGLISCFTIRKKCLIQELWSEKIPWDESLPPKIEKEWIKWCEEIPFLENLKIPRLVLNSISKDDIVEIHRFCDACKNAYGATIKGKTIHWKQFVANRVKEIATSTDPNSWHHCAGTDNPADILSRGISAECLVDSSRWWTGAEFLMESDFQETLEQSFPDIESLAEGEKETILREAKSVSSTESTEETVLITDDSQTLIDKLLELSNNYDKINHILCYICRFLHNCKHKDKKMGPLTVDEVKYSESILIKHSQKTLVNKNNFSRNISSLNPFVDGDGLIRVGGRLDNASVPFDQKHQTILPKKSKLSKIYFDCLHRKLLHIGPQGLLSAVRLKFWPLGGRNLARQTVHQCVTCFKSKPFLSTQIMGNLPSERVNMSPPFSVTIDLCGPFAVKYKHQRKGTLNKVYICIFICFSTKAIHLEQLTDLTSDSMIATLKRFTSRRGKCSKIYTDNATNFVGANSQLKKFYGLINFPDQILANYFTSESIEWNFISPKSPHFGGLWEAGVKSVKHHLKRAVGKFHFT